The genomic stretch TTGGGATTGGCGACGATGGCGAAGGCCCCTTCTGGGTCAAGATCAATGTTGCGCCAAAGGTTGTTTACAACTTTGTAGATGAATACTGCAAAGCCGAATGGTCCAGCAGCAACACGGATACCCTGCCATGCCCCGGCACGGAGAATGACAACCAGACTGGGTTTGTTTACCGGGTCAATACGCCCACTCGGGAGAACGGTACCTATGAAAATGAGGCCGCAATCTTCACCAGCCCGGACCATATCTCCGATGGTGGCGAGATCGTAGGCGTGTATCCGCCGTTTGAAGTGCAGGATGGCGATGTTTTCAAGGCTGTGATCGGCTGTATGAATGGGTTTGATAAATGTAACCTGCGTTTTGAGCTACGTTATCAGATCGGAGACGGCACGGTGAAAACATTGGCATATTGGTATGAGGTTTATGAAGGCAAGATGAACTCGGTCGTCGTGGACCTTTCTGACCTGGCCGGCGAAGAAGTGACCTTCATTTTACGGGTCCGCAACCATGTCACCGCTGCTGAGAATGTTGGGATGTGGATCCAGCCCCGGATCATCCGCTAAACCCTGTAGCAGAAAAAATTAACCGCCAGCCAAAGGCTGGCGGTTCTTCTTTAATAATGAGGTGGAACGAAGGTTTCTTGTGAGATTTTCTAATTATTTTCGTGTTTCGCGTAGCCAATTAATTTATTGCTTCTCTTCTTGTCCGCCCTGACAGCGACCGGCCCGCTTACAGAGGATATCGTATGCCTCATCGGGGTCAACGACGTCTTTGAGGAGCTCTTCGGTTTGGCAGTCAATTTGAGGCACCAGGTTGTCAAACGAGTGGGCAACACCTGCCTTTTCAAGTGTTTTTGCAGCCAATTCGCTCATCAAAACGCCATGAATCCGGTTACCGCCCATCCGCAGGATCAGTAAGGCAGCTGCTTTGCCGATAACCTTGTCCCAAACAG from Chloroflexota bacterium encodes the following:
- a CDS encoding DUF1893 domain-containing protein codes for the protein MTDSPSMQVLLDDQVLFTSTGKWLYPLFDLEDYLQEHPGLLKNATVWDKVIGKAAALLILRMGGNRIHGVLMSELAAKTLEKAGVAHSFDNLVPQIDCQTEELLKDVVDPDEAYDILCKRAGRCQGGQEEKQ